In Aedes albopictus strain Foshan chromosome 3, AalbF5, whole genome shotgun sequence, the following are encoded in one genomic region:
- the LOC115254619 gene encoding uncharacterized protein LOC115254619 isoform X2, whose amino-acid sequence MAVLGLWILLSLTIKCSIGYVINQPPAEFYSYQEQPYDYQWQPLPYGTLDYPPTYYNTYHYYYPSTYNYPEYYKPYPETPMPIYYGSYYYNYPSAYEVPVTQKPYSPKSDPKQCPSYDEGQKLLQVYRLIREIELCRSPPKKYKKMTSLDKLVQKLTKQPLEHLLVEVVCHVKGYEKVADLDHCYPEHHHLVNDNAQLLVAIQKALNALDLDDYYHDHHDRDRHYHHGCCDHHKELCVELRYLRNQANELTEAQIKKEMVKGIKATVKQAFDTDILEDLDEALESRLLDLETLDVDVPLIESLPEPPVTPQARNQEFDQELLEQLSELIALEQYLQQNVAFEPHLEKSQDESVYLPSTAYPSMSTTRRPPTTTTEEPKASWIGSRLGSLLGETHLLPGYKTINVDEPAVLLGQPVTIEKVNVEKSNQGSTAPESEAEKPSSGLAATLSAPLWLTKNTQQEKVENKESGPSFLNKLEEMLLKTPEHRQETEDATEGLEEEAREVPFELERSILPQHVLTISISANGPTRFDLLKVHGPTPALAFIDKETPVLPGHTSSAESRNQQSARQVVKQEVIKVLSLLEEAFPELEGHVSDPDVDQLVGGLRDVEAGIKWTEMLSAVQKMIARKKLSSGEQILDVLEHWKEDEEGRLNTGYFDRTYGGVTTTSAQAVP is encoded by the exons ATGGCCGTACTAGGGTTGTGGATACTGCTGTCGTTGACGATAAAGTGCAGCATTGGATACGTGATTAATCAACCACCAG CGGAGTTCTACAGCTACCAAGAGCAACCCTACGACTACCAATGGCAACCGCTACCATACGGGACCCTTGACTACCCGCCCACTTACTACAACACTTATCACTACTATTACCCCAGTACTTACAACTACCCAGAGTACTACAAACCTTATCCCGAAACTCCCATGCCAATCTACTACGGCAGCTACTACTACAATTACCCTAGTGCTTACGAAGTACCAGTAACCCAAAAACCGTATTCtcccaaatccgatccaaaacaGTGCCCATCATACGATGAAGGCCAGAAGCTCCTACAAGTGTACCGTCTCATTCGGGAGATTGAACTATGCCGTTCTCCTCCGAAAAAGTACAAGAAGATGACCTCGCTGGACAAATTGGTGCAAAAGTTGACCAAACAACCCCTAGAGCATCTGCTAGTGGAAGTGGTGTGTCATGTGAAAGGCTACGAAAAAGTTGCCGACCTGGATCATTGTTACCCGGAACATCATCATTTAGTCAATGACAACGCTCAACTGTTGGTGGCAATCCAGAAGGCATTGAATGCACTGGATTTAGATGATTACTATCACGACCATCATGATCGCGACCGTCACTATCACCATGGATGCTGCGACCATCACAAAGAGCTCTGCGTAGAGCTACGCTACCTCCGAAACCAAGCGAACGAATTGACCGAAGCCCAGATCAAGAAGGAGATGGTCAAAGGAATCAAGGCCACGGTGAAGCAAGCATTCGATACGGATATCCTCGAAGATTTGGACGAAGCATTGGAGAGCCGGCTGCTGGATCTGGAGACGCTAGATGTCGATGTGCCACTGATTGAATCCCTCCCAGAACCTCCAGTAACCCCGCAGGCCAGAAATCAGGAATTTGACCAGGAATTGTTGGAGCAGTTGTCTGAATTGATCGCTTTGGAGCAATATTTACAGCAGAATGTCGCCTTCGAACCTCACCTGGAAAAGAGCCAAGACGAGTCAGTGTACCTCCCAAGCACTGCGTATCCTTCGATGTCCACCACTCGAAGGCCACCCACCACAACAACGGAGGAACCAAAGGCCTCGTGGATAGGCTCTAGGCTAGGTTCTCTACTTGGGGAGACTCATCTCCTGCCAGGGTACAAGACGATCAACGTCGATGAACCAGCTGTGCTGTTAGGGCAACCGGTAACAATTGAGAAGGTCAATGTTGAAAAATCGAATCAGGGCAGCACCGCTCCAGAATCCGAAGCCGAGAAACCAAGCTCGGGATTAGCTGCAACTCTTTCAGCTCCGTTGTGGCTGACGAAGAATACGCAGCAGGAGAAGGTTGAAAACAAAG AGTCAGGGCCCAGTTTCTTGAACAAACTAGAAGAAATGCTGCTCAAAACTCCGGAACACAGGC aagaaactgaaGATGCAACTGAGGGATTGGAGGAGGAAGCTCGAGAGGTTCCGTTTGAA CTGGAGAGATCAATACTCCCGCAACATGTTCTAACTATTTCGATTTCAGCTAACGGACCAACCAGATTCGATCTGCTCAAGGTGCATGGACCAACTCCCGCATTGGCTTTCATCGACAAGGAAACACCCGTACTCCCCGGACATACTTCGTCGGCTGAATCTCGCAATCAACAGTCGGCAAGACAGGTCGTCAAACAAGAAGTCATCAAGGTTTTGAGCCTGCTGGAGGAAGCCTTCCCCGAGCTCGAAGGACACGTTTCCGATCCGGACGTCGATCAGCTGGTGGGTGGCTTGCGGGACGTTGAAGCAGGTATCAAGTGGACCGAGATGCTCAGTGCTGTGCAGAAGATGATCGCTAGGAAGAAGCTGAGCAGTGGAGAGCAGATATTGGATGTACTGGAGCATTGGAAGGAGGACGAGGAGGGACGGCTGAATACTGGGTACTTTGACCGGACGTATGGAGGGGTGACGACGACGAGTGCACAAGCGGTGCCATGA
- the LOC115254619 gene encoding uncharacterized protein LOC115254619 isoform X1: MAVLGLWILLSLTIKCSIGYVINQPPAEFYSYQEQPYDYQWQPLPYGTLDYPPTYYNTYHYYYPSTYNYPEYYKPYPETPMPIYYGSYYYNYPSAYEVPVTQKPYSPKSDPKQCPSYDEGQKLLQVYRLIREIELCRSPPKKYKKMTSLDKLVQKLTKQPLEHLLVEVVCHVKGYEKVADLDHCYPEHHHLVNDNAQLLVAIQKALNALDLDDYYHDHHDRDRHYHHGCCDHHKELCVELRYLRNQANELTEAQIKKEMVKGIKATVKQAFDTDILEDLDEALESRLLDLETLDVDVPLIESLPEPPVTPQARNQEFDQELLEQLSELIALEQYLQQNVAFEPHLEKSQDESVYLPSTAYPSMSTTRRPPTTTTEEPKASWIGSRLGSLLGETHLLPGYKTINVDEPAVLLGQPVTIEKVNVEKSNQGSTAPESEAEKPSSGLAATLSAPLWLTKNTQQEKVENKESGPSFLNKLEEMLLKTPEHRQETEDATEGLEEEAREVPFEVPLNSHNNANGPTRFDLLKVHGPTPALAFIDKETPVLPGHTSSAESRNQQSARQVVKQEVIKVLSLLEEAFPELEGHVSDPDVDQLVGGLRDVEAGIKWTEMLSAVQKMIARKKLSSGEQILDVLEHWKEDEEGRLNTGYFDRTYGGVTTTSAQAVP; this comes from the exons ATGGCCGTACTAGGGTTGTGGATACTGCTGTCGTTGACGATAAAGTGCAGCATTGGATACGTGATTAATCAACCACCAG CGGAGTTCTACAGCTACCAAGAGCAACCCTACGACTACCAATGGCAACCGCTACCATACGGGACCCTTGACTACCCGCCCACTTACTACAACACTTATCACTACTATTACCCCAGTACTTACAACTACCCAGAGTACTACAAACCTTATCCCGAAACTCCCATGCCAATCTACTACGGCAGCTACTACTACAATTACCCTAGTGCTTACGAAGTACCAGTAACCCAAAAACCGTATTCtcccaaatccgatccaaaacaGTGCCCATCATACGATGAAGGCCAGAAGCTCCTACAAGTGTACCGTCTCATTCGGGAGATTGAACTATGCCGTTCTCCTCCGAAAAAGTACAAGAAGATGACCTCGCTGGACAAATTGGTGCAAAAGTTGACCAAACAACCCCTAGAGCATCTGCTAGTGGAAGTGGTGTGTCATGTGAAAGGCTACGAAAAAGTTGCCGACCTGGATCATTGTTACCCGGAACATCATCATTTAGTCAATGACAACGCTCAACTGTTGGTGGCAATCCAGAAGGCATTGAATGCACTGGATTTAGATGATTACTATCACGACCATCATGATCGCGACCGTCACTATCACCATGGATGCTGCGACCATCACAAAGAGCTCTGCGTAGAGCTACGCTACCTCCGAAACCAAGCGAACGAATTGACCGAAGCCCAGATCAAGAAGGAGATGGTCAAAGGAATCAAGGCCACGGTGAAGCAAGCATTCGATACGGATATCCTCGAAGATTTGGACGAAGCATTGGAGAGCCGGCTGCTGGATCTGGAGACGCTAGATGTCGATGTGCCACTGATTGAATCCCTCCCAGAACCTCCAGTAACCCCGCAGGCCAGAAATCAGGAATTTGACCAGGAATTGTTGGAGCAGTTGTCTGAATTGATCGCTTTGGAGCAATATTTACAGCAGAATGTCGCCTTCGAACCTCACCTGGAAAAGAGCCAAGACGAGTCAGTGTACCTCCCAAGCACTGCGTATCCTTCGATGTCCACCACTCGAAGGCCACCCACCACAACAACGGAGGAACCAAAGGCCTCGTGGATAGGCTCTAGGCTAGGTTCTCTACTTGGGGAGACTCATCTCCTGCCAGGGTACAAGACGATCAACGTCGATGAACCAGCTGTGCTGTTAGGGCAACCGGTAACAATTGAGAAGGTCAATGTTGAAAAATCGAATCAGGGCAGCACCGCTCCAGAATCCGAAGCCGAGAAACCAAGCTCGGGATTAGCTGCAACTCTTTCAGCTCCGTTGTGGCTGACGAAGAATACGCAGCAGGAGAAGGTTGAAAACAAAG AGTCAGGGCCCAGTTTCTTGAACAAACTAGAAGAAATGCTGCTCAAAACTCCGGAACACAGGC aagaaactgaaGATGCAACTGAGGGATTGGAGGAGGAAGCTCGAGAGGTTCCGTTTGAAGTACCATTGAATAGCCACAACAACG CTAACGGACCAACCAGATTCGATCTGCTCAAGGTGCATGGACCAACTCCCGCATTGGCTTTCATCGACAAGGAAACACCCGTACTCCCCGGACATACTTCGTCGGCTGAATCTCGCAATCAACAGTCGGCAAGACAGGTCGTCAAACAAGAAGTCATCAAGGTTTTGAGCCTGCTGGAGGAAGCCTTCCCCGAGCTCGAAGGACACGTTTCCGATCCGGACGTCGATCAGCTGGTGGGTGGCTTGCGGGACGTTGAAGCAGGTATCAAGTGGACCGAGATGCTCAGTGCTGTGCAGAAGATGATCGCTAGGAAGAAGCTGAGCAGTGGAGAGCAGATATTGGATGTACTGGAGCATTGGAAGGAGGACGAGGAGGGACGGCTGAATACTGGGTACTTTGACCGGACGTATGGAGGGGTGACGACGACGAGTGCACAAGCGGTGCCATGA